The following nucleotide sequence is from Sulfolobales archaeon.
GCTCCGTTAACAATAGCCTGCCTCAACAGATCTTGGGAAGAGAGTCTATAGGGGATTGAATACAGAGATCCCTGTGCAGCTATCGCAACCTTTATTTCGAAAAGTATGTTCATCCATCCAGCTGTTGCTGGGCCATCAGTTCCCATGGTGATCCCGACCCCCCTTTCAATCATCTCAGCCACCCTGGCAATCCCAGATCCCCAGCTCATAATAGTGAAGGGGCAATATGATATATAGGGTTTATATTTAGATAGGATCTCGAGATCTGAGTTGCTAACATATACAGCATGAGCTAGAAGGGGGTGTGTATCTAAAACACCTAGGATCTCTAGTGCTTTAGCAGGTGTTGTTCCATAGATTTTCCTAACGATATCCACTTCATCCTTAGATTCTGCAAAGTGCATATGTATCCCGACACCCCTCTCCTTAGAGGCCTCCGAAGCTTTTCTAATAGAATCGCTAGATACAGAGTATAGCGCGTGAATCCCTATCATACCTTTCACAATTCCTTCACTCTTGCTAAGCCTGGATGCAAATGATATAGACTCCTCAATGGTATGTCTAGGAGGCCCCTCAAATAGCTCTATAACTCCAAGGGAGAGAGAAGCTCTTATCCCAGCTTCTCTGCAGGCTTCTACCACTTCGTCTTCATAGAAATACATATCGCCGAACAGTGTTATCCCATTTAGAAGCATCTCTGCTATCCCCATCATAGCTCCTGCACGTACGTGATAGGGTTTTAAACATGATTCGAGGCTCCAGATTTCCTTGAGCCATGCTATGCCAGTATGCTTTATCGATATCCCCTTAAAAATATACATTGGTATATGGTTGTGTGTATTGACTAGCCCGGGTATAACAAGGCTTCTACTAGATCCAAAAACATATTCTAACCCATATTCCAACCCCTTTTCATAGCTAGTAACATCTATAATCACACCTTTCTTATCATCAAAAACAACGATCCCATTTTTTATAAAAGGTCTCTCTAGATCTAGCGTGAGTATTCTACCCCTAACCCCAATCAAAGCCATGTAAGATCCCTTAAATTATTATCTCTTTATAACCACCCTATCTCTCCAGTAAAGCCCCCTCATCTTGATCGGCTGGTAGAGTATGTAGCCAAGTATAGGAGTTATTGTTAGTGTTACGATGCAGTTGTTAAATATAACCCATGGAGCGAACCACCCCCATATCAAGGGTCTTGGAAGCCCTATCACAGGTTCTAACAGATCTAACCACCAAGATATATAGAGGGATACCCATATAGAGCTTATAACGCCTCCCCATATGTAATATTCTATAAGGCTTCTAGGAGTTCTGAAGGAATGATCCCTCATGAATTTATAGGGAACCCATGCTATTATGAAATTGCCTATAAAACCACCTATGCTTCCTATGCTTAGATATCCTGTAAGGGCATCTGCTATGAAGTTCCCAATTGCAACACCCAGAGCCCCTGGGACGCCAAAGAGTATGCCGAAGAGAGGTGCCAAGGCATTTCCAGGTCTAACCCATGTGAATCCAGGTATAATCGGTATTCCCCCTGTAGCTGCTAGAGCCCCTCCATAGAGTGCTGCACAGAGCGCCGTTATAGATACATCGACAGCATCCCATCTGAGCTCCTGTCTAACTATTCTAAAGCCTGAGATAGTCCTACCACTGATTTCTAAGAAAAATACTATGGTTCCGATGATCCATAATACTCCTCCCACAGCGAACCAGAAGTCCCTTCCAAGGACTATAAAGGGCTGGGTTATAAGCCATTTACTAGCTGCATCAGGAGAGATCCCCTTGCTAACTATATCATATGCTATGAATATGAACAGGGCTATGAATAGAATAGCTATAACTATACTTATAGACCATAGAGATGCTCCAGGCCTACTCACCACGATCACCTCCTTGTTCTTCTAAAAACATATAGCAAGATCCCCACGCCAGCCAGGAATATTAGGAATCCAAGTGCGGTAGTTATAGCAGGAGCGATAGTGCCCTGGGCAAGGCCTCCTGTTGATGAGTAGAAGCCACTATATTTATATATAGTATATAGAGCCATTGCTAGCAGCCATAGCCCTCCTACAGAGATAGCTGCTAACCACCCCTTAACCCGTGTAAATGCCATTACCACTCCTGCTATCAGAACAACTAGGCCTATCAATATTAAGAGTATCTCGTACTGGTTCACCTAGAATATCCCCGAATCACTATATATATTTACAAATTTATATGTTTTTGATCTACTGATCTCAATGGGTTAACCTATCTATATTCACATAAGGATTTAAAAACAGGTGTTAATGTTTGTTAGTGGTTCATAGATGATCTTATCTCTTAATATTAGTTGAATATTATTCCATGATCCTTGGTGGAAATGGATCATCTCTTTCCAAGCACTATTTAGCAGATCTTGGAGCCAGGGTTTGGCTCTCCATCTATTGTTAATATAAATGGTCTTTCGTCTTTTCCACAACCCGCTGCTAGGATCATACCCTCACTTATATATCCTCTTATAGCCTTTGGCTTTAGATTTGCTACTACAACAACCCTTTTCCCCACTAGCTTATCTGGCTCATACCACTTTCCAATCCCTGCTATGATCTGTCTCTCGCCCATCGGGCCTAGATCTACTATGAGTCTTAGAAGGCCTGTACCCTCTATCCTTGAGGCATTTTTAACTACACCCACCCTAAGATCTATTTTTGAGAACTCATCTATCGAGATCTCTTGCATATGGTTCACTCTCTATGTTATATAGTTATTGTCTCTCCAGGCCTCATGATCCTTACCTCTGTTTTGAGACCTTTCTTACGTATTAGCTCTGCGAATTCGTTTGGATCTGCTTTAATTAGTGGGAATGTATTGTAGTGCATAGGTATAACGATCTCGACTCCTAGGAGCTCTACAGCCTTCACAGCCTCTCTAACCCCCATGGTGAAGTGCCCTCCAATTGGTAGCATAGCTATTCTGGGGCTGTAGAGCTCCCTTATAAGGGCCATATCGCTGAACACGCCTGTATCTCCTGCGTGGTAGATGCTATCCTCGCTACTCTTGATAACAACCCCGGTTGGAGATCCTTTTGAAGAGCTATGCATAGCTGGTGTGAGATATACTGTGATCCCCTCAAGGGATATTGGGCCGCCGATGTTTGCGCCAATAGCCCTTTCCCTAGCACCTGCTTCAGAGGCTATGTGCTCTGCAAGCTCGAAGATAGCAACGAGCTTTGTATTCACACTCCTCCTCAAGAGCTTAACAGCGTCCCCCACATGATCTCCATGGTCATGTGTCACTATTATATAGTCAGGGTCTGGAACCTTATCAACGCTTATAGGTGATAGAGGATTCGAGATCCAAGGATCTATCAAGATCTTCTTCCCAGACATTTCAACTAGGAAAGCTGCATGTCCATACCAGGTTATCCTAGCCATCTAGAGCCACCACCATAAATACCATAAGCAATATAAAAATAACCCCTTATATTTCAAGCATCTCTCCAACTTCTAAAGCCGTTAAATATTGCTATAGGCTCTTACTAAATGGGCCTATGGCTGTGATAGCGGATCCGCTAACATCTCTACTGATCATAATATCCCTCTCTGGAGCCATGGCTATGATCCTTAGGAGAGCTGGTTTTAGCACTATAGTCGGATATATCCTTGGAGGGATCCTGGGATCCCTGATCGGGGCCCCCGTAGAGGTTTCCCCATTAATAGCTCAGCTAGGACTGATCCTACTTGGTTTCGAGATCGGTGCTGAGATTGGTGGGAAAAAAGCCTTGGGATCCTTTAGACAGGCCTTTATTATAGAGATAATATCTATGTCCCTAATATATATATTGACCGGCTTGATCTCAGCGTTCCTCAGGCTAGGGGTTATAGGTCATATACTCCTCTTCCTAATAGCTATTAATACATCGACGGGCATATTATACAAGGTTATCCATGGAAGGGCTAGCGAGGATGTAAGATCCCTCCTCCTAGCATCATCGGTAATAGAGGATACAGTTGCAATATCCGGTATAGCCATACTCATGGCTGCTAGAAACATATCCAGCCCTATAGACACCATAATATCGATAGGAAAGGTTGGGCTTCTAGCGGTCATAGCTTTTGCCATAGGAATATATGCCTTTAGAATGCTAGGCAAAAGGCTCAGCGATCTCGAGATGCTACCCATCATAGCGATCTCAGCTGCGCTAGCATACTACGTAGCCTTTGGAATGATCGGGGTTAGCCAGTTGCTGGGCACATTCATAGCAGGCTTTGCGCTTGCGAGAGCAGTGGATCTCGGAAGAGCCATAACCCAGCTGGAAGGCCTCAGAGAGCTAGGTCTTCTTCTATACTTCTCCTCATTAGGCGGGGTGATCTCACAACTGGGGGGCGGAGAGCTCTTAATACCAGCTCTCATAGCTCTAGTAATGGTAGTTGTTATTATAAAGTTTATCGCATTTTCAACAGCCCTCTGGGTATTGGGGCTTGAGGCTCGTGAATCTATTAGGGCTGCGCTGTACATGACATCCATCAGCGAGCTAGGGATCATAATATCCTCCCAGGCCTATGAGGCTAACCTTATAGGCTCAACATATGTCCTGCTATCAATATACGTTGTTCTGATATCAGCGATCATATCTTCAACAGCTGTGAGGTTTGAAGATATAGTTGTTAAAGGGATATATTATCTAATCCCCCATAAGATAGAAGAGATCGCCAGGCAATATCTATCTAGAGTGAAATATGTTTTAGCTATAAGGGCACGTGGGTTAATGGTTTTCCTATATGGATTTATATTCATGGTGTTCACAGCGGTTGCCATAGATATAGCTATAAGTCTTCTGAGATATCTCCCAGAGCTTCTGCTCCAATATGGTCTAATATTATCTGTGCTAATCAGCACCGCTTTCATCTTCTCAATACCGTATTTCACATGGAGATCTTATAAGAGCAAATTAGAGGAGGATCCGCCTGCTAGAGTATATGTAGAAAAAATAATTGGGATAAATATGTCGTTGCTCTTAGTAATGCTCGGCATATTTCTAGAAGCCTATATTATTAACAAGATAGTCTCGGAGTACCAAGTGGATATAGGGGGCATTCAGGGGCATACAATATTTATAGTAATTTCTATACTTATAATACTATATATATTGAGAAGTATATATTATTCTATTTCGAGGATATATATGAGAGGTTAGATATCAAAGATAATAACGGGATCATGATGACATAAAACCCATTACCATAGGATCTTCTAAGTACTTTTCATGCTTAAACATGTATTCATGAACTTTTTTAGAGTTAAATATAAATATTATGTGGTATACATATTTGAATGGGTTTGGTGAGAGCGTGGGTGGAGAGGTAAGGATCCTTGGGGAGGCTCTTCCATTTGAGGAAAAGATAGAGATGCCTAATTGGCTTAGCAGGCATACGAAGATAGAGAGTTATTGGGAGATGCATAGGAAATCTCTACAGGATTATGAGGGTTTCTGGGCATCTATTGCTAAGGAGCTAGATTGGTTCACACCTTTTGAGAAAGTTGTTGAGAAGGGCGACTACCCCTATGTCTATAGATGGTTCCCAGGTGGGAGGATAAACATATCCTATCTAGCTCTTGATAGGCATGTGGCTGGGTGGAGGAAGAATAAGGTTGCATATATATGGGAGGGCGAGCCTGTTGATGCTAGCGGGAATCCCAAGGAGGTTAGGAAGCTCACATACTATGATCTCTGGAGGGAGGTGAATAGGGTAGCATATATACTTTCAAAGAACTTTGGGCTTAGGAAGGGGGATAGGATAGCTATATATCTCCCAATGATCCCTGAGCTCCCGATATTCATGCTAGCAGCAGCCAGGCTCGGAGTTATATTCACGGTTGTCTTCGCAGGCTTCACAGCGGAGAATCTAGCGATAAGGGCTAGAGATCTTGGTGCAACTCTGCTTGTAACAGCCGATGGCTTCTATAGAAGGGGTAGGGTTATAAGGCTGAAGGATATAGCTGATAAGGCTATAGAATCTGTGCCCAGCATTAGGAATGTTATTGTTGTGAGGAGACTCGGCCTCGACATTAACATGGTCGATGGTAGGGATTTCTGGCTTGACGAGCTATTGAGAGGGGTTCCAGCTAATGTTTATATAGAGCCTGCAAGGCTTGAAAGCGATCACCCGCTATATGTTCTATATACCTCTGGCACCACGGGGAAGCCCAAGGGGATTATACACGATCACGGTGGCTACTCCGTGCTTCTCCATGCAACTATGAGGTGGGTCTTCGATGTGAGGGATGATGATATATATTTCTGCACAGCAGATATAGGCTGGGTTACAGGTCATAGCTACATAGTATTTGGCCCATTGATAGAGGGGCTCACAACTGTGTTCTACGAGGGAGCCCCCGACTATCCAGCTCCAGATAGGTGGTGGTCTATAGTGGAGAGATACGGCGTATCAATACTCTATACAACACCAACAGCTGTTAGGATGCTCATGAGATATGGTGATGAATATGTGAGGAGACACGATAGATCCACTCTAAGGCTTATCCACAGCGTTGGAGAACCTATAAACCCATCTGCATGGAGATGGCTCTACGAGGTTGTGTGTGAGAAGAGATGCCCAGTAGGATCTACCTGGTGGATGACAGAGACAGGGGGGATATTGATTAGCATAGCGCCAGGCCTATCCCTAGTCCCTATAAAGCCTGGAACCAACGGACCACCCCTACCAGGTGTTGATGCAGATGTTGTAGATGAGAATGGAAACCCCGTGGAACCTGGTAGGAAGGGCTTTCTAGTTATTAAAAGACCATTCCCAGGCATGCCGGCACCTCCAACAGGTATGTGGGGCGATCCAGATGGATATAGGAGAATATACTTCGAGAGAATACCTGGCAAGGGATACTTCTTCACAGGAGACTATGCTGTGAGGGATAACGATGGATATATATGGGTTATCGGGAGAGCTGATGAGGTGCTCAAGGTAGCTGGGCATAGGATAGGTACATACGAGCTAGAATCAGTATTGGTATCCCACAAAGCGGTTGCAGAGGCAGCCGTTGTGGGTGTTCCAGATCCTGTTAAGGGTGAGGTGCCAATAGCATATGTAGTTCTGAAGGAGGGCTACCAGCCTAGTAAGGAGCTTGCGGAGGAGTTGAGGGAGTGGGTTAGAAATAACTACGGCCCTATAGCGGTTCCAAACAACATATTCTTCGTCACCAAGCTCCCCAAGACGAGAAGCGGTAAGATTATGAGAAGACTTGTTAAAGCCGTAGCCATAGGAGCACCGTTAGGGGATATAACTACTTTAGAGGATGAGGCAGCAGTTGAGGAGGTTAAAAAAGCATATGAGGAGTTCATAAAATCACTTGGAAAGGGCTAGGCAGATGATTCTGTGGGGAGACCAGCTGTCTTCCACTCTAGCAGCCCACCAACAAATCTATAGACATTAGTTCTCCCAAGCTCTGCGAGTTTTCTAGCAGCTACGAGAGATGCTGTGCATGAATAGTTTGTACAATACACTATAACAGGTTTATCAGCAGGTATCTCGGATAACCTCTTCTCAATCTCACTAGCAGGTATATTTATAGCGCCCTTTATATGCTCCTTCGCATAGCTCTTCGGCTCCCTAACATCTATTATTAGCCCGCCATGCTTTAGGAGCTCCAGAACCTTTTTATAGTCAACCTCCTCGAACTTCCCCTGCATCATCTCACCCTCGTAAATAAGCTTAGATGCTTATAAGCATATATGGTAAATGACAAGTCAATAGATCTTTAAAACTGAGATATATAAGGTCTAGGGAAGTCTCTGGTTAATCAATACTTATAGGTAGTGCTATCCTTAACGACTTATCAGAGCTTATATCCTGAATCCCTATAGCTATATAGATATTCATAATCCCCATATCACCTGATAAAGATAACGTTATATTCAATGCATCGATAACCAGATTATCCCCTATATTTACATATTTTAGCAGAAGTGCTTCATCGAGGTATAGGATTTTCTCACCATCAAATAATCTCCACGGGATCACGATCATATATGTTGTCGTGTTATCTCTAACATATGCAACACTATTCCTTATTATAACGAGAGATCCATTAACAGATGCTCTAGAGATCGATATATTGAGATTCTTTAAATCTAAACTGATATTTCTGCCTATATATTTTAGCAATGAGTTTATATAGCCCGATATGTTTCCAAAATTCTGGATAGAAGATGAAGCGTTGACCCTCCAATAGCTCTGTGAACCTTCAGAAATACTTTGTGGATAGGAGCTTCTGCTCCCCATCGAATAGCTATTTACGATCTCAGGATTGGTTTTACCTATGAATGCAGCTATAACAATCATAGATCCTCCGAGCATAGCTATTAATAGAAGAGCTACAGCTCTTAACCTCATATAGACCCAAAAACAATTTATCTACATAAATTAATAAGCTAGCTTTTCCCCTCTTACAATGCTTCTAATTTTCCGATTATACTATTCTCTATCGCCGATGTCAGCTCTATAGAGCAACGGCTCCTTTTTTAGCCCTCTTTAACCTTATCATATAATCAGTATTTCATCCTAATCAAAAGTTCAGCCCCTGGCAAAATGGGTCGGCCTCTAATGAAGGTTTTATCTATAGCTGCGAAAATATTATAGGGGTAGCATTGGCGGTAGCATCGATAGAAAGGGTTATAAGGGTGGGGGGTAAGAAATGGGATACATATGTAAATCTATCTATGAATAATAAAAATTATGT
It contains:
- a CDS encoding amidohydrolase family protein, whose amino-acid sequence is MALIGVRGRILTLDLERPFIKNGIVVFDDKKGVIIDVTSYEKGLEYGLEYVFGSSRSLVIPGLVNTHNHIPMYIFKGISIKHTGIAWLKEIWSLESCLKPYHVRAGAMMGIAEMLLNGITLFGDMYFYEDEVVEACREAGIRASLSLGVIELFEGPPRHTIEESISFASRLSKSEGIVKGMIGIHALYSVSSDSIRKASEASKERGVGIHMHFAESKDEVDIVRKIYGTTPAKALEILGVLDTHPLLAHAVYVSNSDLEILSKYKPYISYCPFTIMSWGSGIARVAEMIERGVGITMGTDGPATAGWMNILFEIKVAIAAQGSLYSIPYRLSSQDLLRQAIVNGARALGWDDIGIIRKGFKADLVVLEPIIPISIEDHVEASHNLVYDFGLFSVRDVFVNGRHVVSNGKLLTIDLERAYIEMEKARRDIIDRCGRR
- a CDS encoding QueT transporter family protein, whose protein sequence is MSRPGASLWSISIVIAILFIALFIFIAYDIVSKGISPDAASKWLITQPFIVLGRDFWFAVGGVLWIIGTIVFFLEISGRTISGFRIVRQELRWDAVDVSITALCAALYGGALAATGGIPIIPGFTWVRPGNALAPLFGILFGVPGALGVAIGNFIADALTGYLSIGSIGGFIGNFIIAWVPYKFMRDHSFRTPRSLIEYYIWGGVISSIWVSLYISWWLDLLEPVIGLPRPLIWGWFAPWVIFNNCIVTLTITPILGYILYQPIKMRGLYWRDRVVIKR
- a CDS encoding methionine--tRNA ligase; its protein translation is MQEISIDEFSKIDLRVGVVKNASRIEGTGLLRLIVDLGPMGERQIIAGIGKWYEPDKLVGKRVVVVANLKPKAIRGYISEGMILAAGCGKDERPFILTIDGEPNPGSKIC
- a CDS encoding metal-dependent hydrolase, producing the protein MARITWYGHAAFLVEMSGKKILIDPWISNPLSPISVDKVPDPDYIIVTHDHGDHVGDAVKLLRRSVNTKLVAIFELAEHIASEAGARERAIGANIGGPISLEGITVYLTPAMHSSSKGSPTGVVIKSSEDSIYHAGDTGVFSDMALIRELYSPRIAMLPIGGHFTMGVREAVKAVELLGVEIVIPMHYNTFPLIKADPNEFAELIRKKGLKTEVRIMRPGETITI
- a CDS encoding cation:proton antiporter, producing the protein MAVIADPLTSLLIIISLSGAMAMILRRAGFSTIVGYILGGILGSLIGAPVEVSPLIAQLGLILLGFEIGAEIGGKKALGSFRQAFIIEIISMSLIYILTGLISAFLRLGVIGHILLFLIAINTSTGILYKVIHGRASEDVRSLLLASSVIEDTVAISGIAILMAARNISSPIDTIISIGKVGLLAVIAFAIGIYAFRMLGKRLSDLEMLPIIAISAALAYYVAFGMIGVSQLLGTFIAGFALARAVDLGRAITQLEGLRELGLLLYFSSLGGVISQLGGGELLIPALIALVMVVVIIKFIAFSTALWVLGLEARESIRAALYMTSISELGIIISSQAYEANLIGSTYVLLSIYVVLISAIISSTAVRFEDIVVKGIYYLIPHKIEEIARQYLSRVKYVLAIRARGLMVFLYGFIFMVFTAVAIDIAISLLRYLPELLLQYGLILSVLISTAFIFSIPYFTWRSYKSKLEEDPPARVYVEKIIGINMSLLLVMLGIFLEAYIINKIVSEYQVDIGGIQGHTIFIVISILIILYILRSIYYSISRIYMRG
- the acs gene encoding acetate--CoA ligase; the encoded protein is MPNWLSRHTKIESYWEMHRKSLQDYEGFWASIAKELDWFTPFEKVVEKGDYPYVYRWFPGGRINISYLALDRHVAGWRKNKVAYIWEGEPVDASGNPKEVRKLTYYDLWREVNRVAYILSKNFGLRKGDRIAIYLPMIPELPIFMLAAARLGVIFTVVFAGFTAENLAIRARDLGATLLVTADGFYRRGRVIRLKDIADKAIESVPSIRNVIVVRRLGLDINMVDGRDFWLDELLRGVPANVYIEPARLESDHPLYVLYTSGTTGKPKGIIHDHGGYSVLLHATMRWVFDVRDDDIYFCTADIGWVTGHSYIVFGPLIEGLTTVFYEGAPDYPAPDRWWSIVERYGVSILYTTPTAVRMLMRYGDEYVRRHDRSTLRLIHSVGEPINPSAWRWLYEVVCEKRCPVGSTWWMTETGGILISIAPGLSLVPIKPGTNGPPLPGVDADVVDENGNPVEPGRKGFLVIKRPFPGMPAPPTGMWGDPDGYRRIYFERIPGKGYFFTGDYAVRDNDGYIWVIGRADEVLKVAGHRIGTYELESVLVSHKAVAEAAVVGVPDPVKGEVPIAYVVLKEGYQPSKELAEELREWVRNNYGPIAVPNNIFFVTKLPKTRSGKIMRRLVKAVAIGAPLGDITTLEDEAAVEEVKKAYEEFIKSLGKG
- a CDS encoding rhodanese-like domain-containing protein; the encoded protein is MMQGKFEEVDYKKVLELLKHGGLIIDVREPKSYAKEHIKGAINIPASEIEKRLSEIPADKPVIVYCTNYSCTASLVAARKLAELGRTNVYRFVGGLLEWKTAGLPTESSA